In Pseudoalteromonas piratica, the following proteins share a genomic window:
- a CDS encoding aminomethyltransferase family protein yields the protein MTIQVPHLFGSHQNAYTGANEFAQMNDRTIIDVTGSAALPYLQTLISSDVRHLTVPGMGLRCTAKVNGNEIALELYYFTELAFRIFVDNDIAPALVAALSEGEESHDIDVITRNDLRILALRGDNAFKSLLSEFSLTAGIILTGEQQRYARQAGNVFLTATHLESHKGFELVAKSDELAKWQSRFNALGFSEQAELLV from the coding sequence ATGACAATACAAGTGCCTCACCTATTTGGTAGCCATCAAAATGCATACACGGGCGCAAACGAATTTGCGCAAATGAACGACCGCACCATTATTGATGTGACGGGCAGCGCTGCGTTACCGTATTTACAAACACTTATTTCCAGTGATGTACGTCATTTAACTGTGCCGGGAATGGGGCTTCGTTGCACAGCAAAAGTAAATGGCAATGAGATTGCGCTTGAGCTTTACTACTTTACTGAACTGGCGTTTCGTATTTTTGTTGATAACGATATTGCACCTGCTTTAGTTGCTGCGCTAAGTGAAGGGGAAGAGTCGCACGATATTGATGTGATCACCCGTAATGACTTACGCATATTAGCGCTGCGTGGTGATAACGCCTTTAAGAGCTTGTTAAGTGAATTTTCACTAACCGCAGGTATTATTTTAACCGGTGAGCAACAGCGATACGCGCGCCAAGCGGGTAATGTGTTTTTAACGGCAACCCATTTAGAAAGTCACAAGGGCTTTGAGCTAGTCGCAAAAAGCGACGAACTCGCTAAATGGCAAAGTCGATTTAATGCACTAGGCTTTAGCGAGCAAGCAGAATTACTAGTTTAA
- a CDS encoding sensor histidine kinase, producing the protein MLNKLNKASNSITTLTSTRIWLLAFWILVFLLNMGPHWENYASFKEIIETIGSIVFAQAVVAFVTLKFLVPKLLDKDQTPLFIAALLGVLLLGAYWVIAVRYFYIEPSYPETYQNLLYVTQDQGIQYRLFSFWALKYIVFSKMPQLFFPTAVLMARQFYKKQSYILELKEQKNLAELAALKNQLNPHFIFNTLNNLYLLALKKSDQTPLVIEKLADILDYVVYRCNERYVSLNSEITLIQNYLDLECIRKSDTLKVSFSSEINYPHTIAPLLLLNLVENACKHSTSNELNTAFVDIVLTSNRDAITFEVKNSIPEHSKTSNDSPSVGLTNMTKQLEMLYPNAFSLTIEHTKNSYLATLTLNMETK; encoded by the coding sequence ATGTTGAATAAACTAAATAAAGCAAGCAACTCCATAACAACGCTTACCAGCACACGTATTTGGCTGTTAGCGTTTTGGATATTGGTGTTTTTACTGAATATGGGGCCACACTGGGAAAACTACGCATCATTTAAAGAAATAATAGAAACCATCGGCAGCATTGTGTTTGCGCAAGCCGTAGTTGCATTTGTAACCTTAAAGTTCTTAGTGCCCAAACTGCTTGATAAAGACCAAACGCCCCTTTTTATCGCCGCGTTATTGGGTGTACTTTTACTTGGTGCGTACTGGGTGATTGCAGTGCGCTATTTTTATATTGAACCGAGTTACCCAGAGACCTATCAAAATTTGCTGTATGTTACGCAGGACCAAGGTATTCAGTATCGTTTATTTAGCTTTTGGGCATTGAAATACATTGTCTTTTCGAAAATGCCACAACTGTTTTTCCCAACGGCGGTATTAATGGCAAGGCAGTTTTACAAAAAGCAAAGCTATATTTTGGAGTTAAAAGAGCAGAAAAACTTAGCCGAATTAGCCGCTTTAAAAAACCAGCTAAACCCGCATTTTATTTTTAATACGCTTAACAATTTGTATTTATTGGCACTGAAAAAATCCGACCAAACACCTTTAGTAATTGAAAAGCTGGCTGATATTTTAGATTACGTGGTATATCGCTGTAACGAGCGCTATGTGTCGCTTAATAGTGAGATTACACTTATACAAAACTACCTTGATTTAGAGTGCATTCGTAAGTCAGACACGCTCAAGGTGAGCTTTTCAAGCGAGATAAATTATCCCCATACCATCGCCCCTTTGCTGTTATTAAACTTGGTAGAAAACGCTTGCAAACACAGCACCAGTAATGAGCTAAATACCGCGTTTGTCGACATTGTTTTAACTTCAAATCGTGATGCAATCACCTTTGAGGTTAAGAACTCAATTCCAGAGCACAGTAAAACCAGTAACGATTCGCCCAGTGTGGGCTTAACCAATATGACCAAGCAATTGGAAATGCTCTACCCTAACGCATTTTCACTGACCATTGAACATACCAAAAATAGCTATTTGGCTACCCTCACTCTTAACATGGAAACAAAGTAA
- a CDS encoding class I SAM-dependent methyltransferase has product MHVKYLMLMMVCMSFSCIAYEPLSLSRLQTLLTEPNRSDVDKQHDANRKPAQIMRFVGVASGQNILDIYAGGGWYSELFARAVGEQGKVYAHNDTLTWRFGKKEMLARSKRQTLKNMMRFDQVAINEIPLPSSSIDIAFMGINYHDLFFTHRNRNGERQIMRDKIVDYREAFSHIKNLLKPEGELIIIDHHAKAGSGYDAANDLHRIDANIVKYQLQSLGFVLKEEAFYLQNPNDDLEQSVFAKGIRGKTSRFILKFGKAE; this is encoded by the coding sequence ATGCACGTTAAATACCTTATGCTGATGATGGTTTGTATGAGTTTTTCATGTATTGCTTATGAACCGCTCTCACTCTCTCGATTACAAACACTGTTAACTGAGCCTAATCGCTCAGATGTTGATAAACAGCACGATGCAAATAGAAAGCCAGCCCAAATAATGCGTTTTGTTGGCGTTGCCAGCGGGCAGAACATACTTGATATTTACGCTGGTGGGGGTTGGTACAGCGAACTTTTCGCCCGCGCTGTGGGAGAGCAAGGTAAAGTCTATGCACATAACGATACGCTTACTTGGCGCTTTGGCAAAAAAGAGATGTTGGCGCGCTCTAAGCGCCAAACGCTCAAAAATATGATGCGTTTTGACCAGGTCGCAATAAACGAGATTCCGTTGCCTTCGTCAAGCATTGATATTGCGTTTATGGGCATTAACTATCACGACTTATTTTTCACCCATCGAAATCGCAATGGTGAACGGCAAATTATGCGCGATAAGATTGTGGATTATCGAGAGGCTTTTAGCCATATAAAAAACTTACTTAAACCAGAAGGTGAGCTGATCATTATTGATCATCATGCCAAGGCGGGTTCTGGTTATGACGCTGCTAATGATTTACACCGAATTGACGCAAATATAGTGAAGTATCAGCTGCAATCACTGGGGTTTGTTTTAAAAGAAGAAGCCTTTTATTTGCAAAACCCAAACGATGATTTGGAACAATCGGTATTCGCGAAAGGTATTCGAGGTAAAACCAGTCGTTTTATTTTAAAGTTTGGTAAAGCAGAGTGA
- a CDS encoding SDR family oxidoreductase yields the protein MRLLITLFILTTHIAFADDRQAALEASHAKAASVQNQKAILVTGASSGIGRTITETLARQGHFVFAGARKQKDIDALNQLTNVQAIRLDVTIQSDIDAAVNTVKASGKQLHGLVNNAGVAVFGPLIEIPERDIDFQDNVNVMGPYRITKAFAPLIIENKGRIANIGSISGLMSSTMFGPYSMTKHAIEAFSEALSAEMRKFGVKVSVIAPGNYNSNIMKNLKRRLEKQGHHFANSRYQDEYKRFAKFTNPDRSRFKAPDDVANAVVKALFDETPHLRYLVVPNEQEAMLPIKNTLKKVAELNASHAFTFDKKQMLAWLSHEIDKANQ from the coding sequence ATGCGTTTACTCATCACCCTTTTTATTTTAACCACACACATCGCGTTTGCTGATGACAGACAAGCCGCCCTTGAAGCATCACATGCAAAAGCAGCAAGCGTGCAAAACCAAAAAGCCATTTTGGTGACTGGTGCAAGTTCTGGCATTGGCCGAACAATCACTGAAACGTTAGCACGCCAAGGACACTTTGTATTTGCTGGCGCACGCAAGCAAAAAGACATTGATGCATTGAACCAACTGACAAATGTGCAAGCAATACGGTTAGATGTAACTATTCAGTCAGATATCGATGCAGCAGTAAACACAGTTAAAGCGTCGGGCAAGCAGCTTCATGGCCTTGTTAATAATGCAGGGGTTGCGGTGTTTGGCCCATTAATTGAAATCCCCGAGCGCGACATTGATTTTCAAGACAACGTAAATGTAATGGGGCCATATCGAATCACCAAGGCGTTTGCGCCATTAATCATCGAAAACAAAGGGCGCATTGCAAATATCGGTTCTATCTCAGGGTTGATGTCGAGCACCATGTTCGGCCCTTACAGCATGACAAAGCATGCCATCGAAGCATTTAGCGAAGCGCTCTCAGCAGAAATGCGTAAGTTTGGTGTGAAAGTCAGTGTTATTGCGCCTGGAAATTACAATTCCAATATTATGAAAAACCTGAAACGTCGCTTGGAAAAACAAGGGCATCATTTTGCCAATTCGCGCTATCAGGATGAATACAAACGTTTTGCCAAATTTACTAACCCTGATCGTAGCCGTTTTAAAGCGCCCGATGATGTTGCCAATGCGGTTGTGAAAGCCCTATTCGATGAAACGCCCCATTTGCGCTACCTAGTGGTGCCCAACGAGCAAGAGGCTATGTTGCCAATTAAAAACACGCTCAAAAAAGTAGCAGAGCTTAATGCCTCACATGCGTTTACGTTCGATAAAAAACAGATGTTGGCGTGGCTGTCGCACGAAATAGACAAAGCAAATCAGTAG
- a CDS encoding LysR family transcriptional regulator produces the protein MKNIPTDSLRTLITVVEVGGFAKAGELLGLSQPAVSLQIKRLEELLGNKLFKKQGQRQVLNQHGEILLPLAKQLLQVNDTILQTFSSEVLAGKVRLGIPSEFAATVLPAIIGDFVSLYPDVALEVKSELSKKLRHSDNREQYDLILALLEGPEQSKYPIFMDDELVWVGDVNNINTEVVNLIAAEEGCIYRRRAIEALEKAGLKWRIVYTNADLAGISAALKENLGITVLAKHTVPNDLNWAKSTSQLPELGEVGISLIKQSEESHAVDKLAEFIQLRLK, from the coding sequence ATGAAAAATATCCCAACCGATAGCTTGCGCACCTTAATCACAGTGGTTGAGGTTGGCGGTTTTGCCAAAGCCGGTGAATTGCTTGGTTTATCGCAACCTGCTGTGAGTTTGCAGATTAAGCGTTTAGAAGAGTTATTAGGTAATAAGCTGTTTAAAAAGCAAGGCCAGCGCCAAGTACTTAACCAGCACGGGGAGATTTTACTGCCGCTAGCAAAGCAACTGCTTCAAGTAAACGACACCATTTTGCAAACCTTTAGCTCTGAAGTATTAGCAGGTAAAGTGCGTTTGGGTATTCCAAGCGAATTTGCAGCAACGGTGTTGCCTGCCATTATTGGTGATTTTGTAAGCCTCTACCCTGATGTTGCCCTAGAGGTAAAGTCAGAGCTCAGTAAAAAACTACGCCACAGCGATAACCGCGAACAATACGATTTAATATTGGCACTTTTGGAAGGCCCTGAGCAGTCTAAATACCCTATTTTTATGGATGATGAGCTAGTTTGGGTAGGTGATGTAAATAACATTAATACCGAAGTGGTTAATCTGATTGCCGCAGAAGAAGGCTGTATTTATCGCCGCCGCGCTATTGAAGCACTGGAAAAAGCCGGATTAAAATGGCGTATTGTATATACCAACGCCGACCTTGCTGGCATTAGCGCTGCATTAAAAGAAAACCTTGGCATTACAGTACTTGCCAAACACACGGTACCAAACGACTTAAACTGGGCAAAATCCACCAGTCAATTACCAGAACTTGGTGAAGTAGGTATTAGCTTAATCAAACAAAGCGAAGAGTCGCACGCAGTTGATAAACTCGCTGAGTTTATTCAATTACGATTAAAGTAA
- a CDS encoding NTP/NDP exchange transporter — protein sequence MTSQTRKLSISGLLNTLSQVKSNEQTATLAAFIMAFILMAAYFVLRPVRDALASDWSDSEVSFLWNMQFVISLVIVSVYGFAIDKLKFKYIVPTVYSLFAGSFIVFYLLMPLFSSAVLIEKAFYVWVSAFSLFHISVFWSFMSDTFNQKQSTRLFPVIAAGASAGAIIGPSIPSLFGSVLDEGQLMLIAASALMLVVPLTLYIYRLKHTQLHNTQHSFDATTSSLAQGWASGFKSLVSNPKLLGIAAFILLYVFIGSFIYFEQKQLLAPYSRAERTQILASIDWFVNVLTFVMAFFVSGRLVKKAGLGVSLALVPLLLMAGLFILAFAPSVMVILVIQIVRRAGNYSLTRPAREILFTQVTVDERFKAKPVIDVAVYRGGDAVSGMLFAGLTDGLGLGLFAVSLVGACIASLWAFFGFLLGRGYANPDLSKTENAELSSLAASRSNA from the coding sequence ATGACCAGCCAAACACGTAAATTGAGTATTTCAGGTTTATTAAACACCTTATCGCAGGTTAAATCGAACGAGCAAACCGCCACACTCGCGGCATTTATTATGGCGTTTATTTTAATGGCGGCGTATTTTGTGCTTCGCCCAGTGCGAGACGCCCTTGCCAGCGATTGGAGCGACAGCGAGGTGAGCTTTTTATGGAATATGCAGTTTGTTATTAGCTTAGTGATTGTTTCGGTTTATGGCTTTGCGATTGATAAGCTCAAGTTTAAGTACATAGTGCCAACCGTTTATAGCTTATTTGCAGGCAGTTTTATCGTGTTTTATTTGTTAATGCCGCTGTTTTCCTCCGCTGTGTTGATTGAAAAGGCCTTTTATGTGTGGGTGAGCGCATTTAGCTTATTTCACATTTCGGTGTTTTGGAGCTTTATGTCCGACACCTTTAATCAAAAACAAAGTACGCGTTTATTTCCCGTAATCGCAGCGGGCGCGAGCGCTGGGGCGATTATTGGCCCGTCTATTCCATCACTTTTTGGCAGTGTATTAGATGAAGGGCAGCTTATGTTAATTGCCGCATCGGCCTTAATGCTGGTGGTGCCTCTTACTTTATACATTTACCGTTTAAAGCATACGCAACTTCACAATACGCAGCATAGCTTTGATGCAACAACCTCATCATTAGCACAAGGCTGGGCAAGCGGGTTTAAATCACTCGTTTCAAATCCAAAACTGTTAGGCATTGCCGCATTTATTTTGCTCTATGTATTTATAGGCTCATTTATTTACTTTGAACAAAAACAACTACTGGCGCCGTATTCGCGGGCAGAGCGCACACAAATATTGGCAAGCATTGATTGGTTTGTGAATGTGCTGACCTTTGTTATGGCATTTTTTGTCTCTGGGCGTTTGGTTAAAAAAGCGGGGCTAGGTGTGTCTTTGGCGCTAGTGCCACTTTTGTTAATGGCTGGTTTATTCATTTTGGCATTTGCGCCAAGCGTGATGGTGATTTTGGTGATTCAAATTGTGCGCCGCGCAGGTAACTACTCACTAACCCGACCTGCAAGGGAAATTCTGTTTACTCAAGTGACGGTAGATGAGCGCTTTAAAGCAAAACCGGTAATTGATGTAGCTGTTTATCGCGGCGGCGATGCGGTAAGTGGCATGTTATTCGCGGGGTTAACCGATGGCTTAGGACTTGGATTATTTGCAGTTTCACTGGTGGGGGCGTGTATCGCATCACTTTGGGCATTTTTTGGTTTTTTGCTCGGAAGAGGGTATGCGAATCCAGATTTATCAAAAACAGAGAATGCTGAATTATCATCATTAGCTGCAAGCCGTTCAAATGCTTAA